A window from Theobroma cacao cultivar B97-61/B2 chromosome 3, Criollo_cocoa_genome_V2, whole genome shotgun sequence encodes these proteins:
- the LOC18606506 gene encoding probable copper-transporting ATPase HMA5: MAAKLLALACIRNDSYGDLSPRPHYPSMPKYPKGVSAQETSLEGSEAKAMFSVIGMTCSACAGSVEKAVKRLPGIREAVVDVLNNRAQVMFYPSFVNEETIREAIEDVGFQASLIKDETNEKSIQVCRIHINGMTCTSCSSTVEQALQAIRGVQKAQVALATEEAEIHYDPKAVSHNQLMKAIEDAGFEAILVSTGEDISKIDLQVDGVKTGNSMRMLENSLQALPGVQAVDVSTEIKKISVSYKPDITGPRNFIRVIESTGSSRRFKATIFPEGEGGGRETHKKEEIKQYFRSFLWSLIFTIPVFLTSMVFMYIPGIKHGLDTKVVNMLTVGEIMRWVLSTPVQFIIGRRFYTGSYKALRHGSANMDVLIALGTNAAYFYSVYTVLRAATSPDFEGTDFFETSAMLVSFILLGKYLEVLAKGKTSEAIAKLMNLAPETAILLTLDGEGNVISEEEIDSRLIQKNDVIKIIPGAKVASDGFVLWGQSHINESMVTGEARPVAKRKGDTVIGGTVNENGVLHIKATKVGSESALAQIVRLVESAQMAKAPVQKFADRISKYFVPLVIILSFSTWLAWFLAGKFHGYPESWIPSSMDRFELALQFGISVMVIACPCALGLATPTAVMVGTGVGASQGVLIKGGQALESAHKVNCIVFDKTGTLTVGKPVLVNTRLLKNMVLREFYELLAATEVNSEHPLAKAIVEYAKKFREDEENPAWPEARDFVSVTGHGVKAFVRNREIIVGNKSLMLDHNIAIPADAEDMLTETEGMAQTGIFVSIDGEVTGVLAISDPVKPGAQEVISILKSMNVRSIMVTGDNMGTASSIARQIGIETVVAEAKPEQKAEKVKDLQAAGYAVAMVGDGINDSPALVAADVGMAIGAGTDIAIEAADIVLMKSNLEDVITAIHLSQKTFSRIRLNYIWALGYNILGIPVAAGALFPSTGFRLPPWIAGAAMAASSVSVVCCSLLLKNYKRPKKLENLEIRGIKIE, from the exons ATGGCGGCGAAGTTGTTGGCATTGGCATGCATACGAAACGATAGTTATGGGGACTTGTCGCCAAGGCCTCACTATCCTTCGATGCCAAAGTACCCGAAAGGGGTTTCCGCACAAGAAACGAGCTTGGAGGGGTCCGAGGCCAAGGCAATGTTTTCAGTTATCGGAATGACATGTTCAGCCTGCGCTGGATCCGTCGAAAAGGCTGTCAAGAGGCTTCCAGGAATCCGGGAAGCTGTTGTTGATGTTTTGAACAACAGGGCGCAAGTTATGTTCTACCCAAGTTTCGTAAAC GAGGAGACCATTCGTGAGGCCATTGAAGATGTTGGATTTCAAGCTTCATTGATTAAAGATGAGACAAATGAGAAATCCATTCAAGTATGCCGGATACATATTAACGGAATGACTTGCACTTCTTGCTCCTCCACTGTTGAACAGGCTTTGCAGGCAATTCGTGGTGTGCAAAAGGCCCAGGTAGCTTTAGCAACTGAAGAAGCAGAAATTCATTATGATCCAAAAGCTGTGAGCCACAATCAGCTTATGAAAGCAATAGAAGATGCTGGATTTGAAGCCATACTTGTTAGTACAGGGGAAGACATAAGCAAGATTGATCTTCAAGTTGATGGCGTAAAGACTGGTAATTCAATGAGAATGCTTGAAAATTCCCTTCAAGCCCTTCCAGGGGTTCAAGCTGTAGATGTATCAACCGAGATCAAAAAGATTTCTGTCTCATACAAACCAGATATAACAGGACCAAGAAACTTTATCAGAGTGATTGAGTCAACCGGGAGTAGCAGGCGTTTCAAGGCAACTATATTTCCTGAAGGAGAAGGAGGTGGAAGGGAGACTcacaaaaaagaggaaattaagCAGTACTTTAGATCTTTCCTCTGGAGCTTGATTTTCACTATTCCTGTTTTTCTAACCTCCATGGTTTTTATGTATATCCCTGGGATTAAGCATGGATTAGATACCAAAGTAGTCAATATGCTAACCGTTGGTGAGATTATGAGGTGGGTGCTATCAACTCCAGTGCAATTCATAATAGGGCGTCGATTCTATACTGGTTCCTACAAAGCATTGCGCCATGGTTCTGCCAACATGGAtgttttaatagccttgggaACAAATGCAGCCTACTTTTACTCGGTCTACACAGTGTTAAGAGCTGCTACCTCTCCAGATTTTGAGGGTACAGATTTTTTTGAGACAAGTGCAATGCTTGTTTCATTTATCCTACTTGGAAAGTATCTGGAGGTTCTAGCCAAGGGAAAGACATCTGAGGCCATAGCTAAGCTTATGAACCTTGCACCTGAGACAGCAATATTGTTGACTTTGGATGGGGAAGGAAATGTGATAAGTGAAGAAGAAATCGATAGTCGATTGATACAAAAGAACgacgttataaaaattattcctGGTGCAAAAGTAGCTTCAGATGGTTTTGTTTTGTGGGGGCAAAGCCACATAAATGAAAGTATGGTAACAGGAGAGGCACGACCAGTAGCAAAGAGGAAGGGAGATACGGTTATTGGAGGCACAGTTAATGAGAATGGAGTACTACATATTAAGGCAACAAAGGTTGGTTCAGAAAGTGCACTTGCACAGATTGTTCGGCTTGTTGAGTCTGCTCAGATGGCCAAAGCTCCCGTACAGAAGTTTGCTGACcgcatttcaaaatattttgtgcCTCTG GTGAtcattctttcattttcaacatggcTTGCCTGGTTTTTAGCTGGAAAGTTTCATGGGTACCCAGAATCATGGATACCATCTTCAATGGATAGATTTGAGCTTGCACTTCAGTTTGGAATCTCTGTCATGGTCATAGCCTGTCCATGTGCTCTGGGCCTTGCAACCCCAACGGCTGTTATGGTTGGTACCGGAGTTGGTGCATCTCAAGGCGTACTAATTAAAGGGGGTCAAGCTTTGGAAAGTGCACATAAG GTAAATTGCATTGTATTTGACAAGACCGGAACTCTCACAGTTGGAAAGCCAGTGCTTGTTAACACAAGACTCTTGAAAAATATGGTGCTACGTGAATTCTACGAGCTTCTTGCTGCAACTGAG GTAAACAGTGAGCATCCACTAGCCAAGGCCATCGTTGAGTATGCCAAGAAGTTCAGAGAAGATGAAGAGAACCCCGCTTGGCCAGAAGCACGAGACTTTGTCTCTGTAACGGGTCATGGAGTGAAAGCCTTTGTCAGGAACAGGGAAATAATTGTGGGAAACAAGAGCTTGATGTTGGACCACAACATTGCTATTCCAGCTGATGCTGAAGATATGCTAACAGAAACTGAAGGGATGGCACAAACTGGCATATTTGTATCAATAGATGGGGAAGTGACTGGAGTTCTAGCCATATCTGATCCAGTGAAGCCAGGTGCTCAGGAAGTTATTTCCATTCTCAAGTCTATGAATGTAAGAAGCATCATGGTGACAGGTGACAATATGGGAACTGCAAGTTCCATTGCCAGGCAAATTGGAATTGAAACGGTTGTTGCAGAAGCAAAACCTGAACAGAAAGCAGAGAAAGTAAAAGACTTACAG GCAGCAGGTTATGCTGTGGCAATGGTAGGAGATGGCATTAATGACTCACCAGCACTTGTAGCAGCAGATGTTGGAATGGCAATTGGTGCTGGCACAGACATTGCAATAGAGGCAGCTGACATAGTTCTGATGAAGAGCAACTTAGAGGATGTGATCACTGCCATACACCTTTCCCAGAAAACCTTTTCTCGTATCCGTCTGAACTACATCTGGGCTTTGGGGTACAATATTCTTGGCATTCCAGTAGCTGCTGGGGCTCTCTTTCCATCAACTGGGTTTCGTTTGCCTCCATGGATTGCTGGAGCTGCAATGGCAGCCTCTTCGGTTAGTGTTGTTTGCTGCTCCCTCTTGTTAAAGAATTACAAGAGACCCAAGAAGCTGGAAAACCTTGAGATACGTGGAATAAAGATCGAGTGA
- the LOC18606507 gene encoding FT-interacting protein 1: protein MSNLKLGVDVVSAHNLLPKDGQGSASSFVELYFDGQKFRTTIKEKDLNPVWNESFYFNISDPSNLHYLSLDAYVYNNIKGSNTRSFLGKVCLTGTSFVPYSDAVVLHYPLEKRGIFSRVRGELGLKVYITDDPSIKSSIPAPAVESLPSHEPHVTHMHAQTVQSPAMKDKVESRHTFHHLPNPNLHQHDQHHSSDPAVHHHHHVPKYIADEMKPEPPPPKLVRMYSAASAQPVDFALKETSPFLGGGRVVGGRVIHGDKTASTYDLVERMHFLYVRVVKARELPAMDVTGSIDPFVEVKVGNYKGITKHFEKKQNPEWNQVFAFSRDRMQASVLEVVIKDKDLVKDDFVGIIRFDISEVPLRVPPDSPLAPEWYRLKDKKGEKIKGELMLAVWIGTQADEAFSDAWHSDAATPVDSTPATFTVLRSKVYHSPRLWYVRVNVVEAQDLVPTEKNRFPDVYVKAQIGNQVLKTKPCQARTLNAIWNEDLLFVAAEPFEDHLVLSVEDRVAPGKDEIIGRAIIPLNSIEKRADDRIIHSRWFNLEKPVAVDVDQLKKEKFSSRIHLRVCLDGGYHVLDESTHYSSDLRPTAKQLWRPPIGVLELGILNAVGLHPMKTRDGRGTSDTYCVAKYGHKWIRTRTLVDNLSPKYNEQYTWEVFDPATVLTVGVFDNSQLGEKGSNGNKDLKIGKVRIRISTLEAGRVYTHSYPLLVLHPTGVKKMGELHLAIRFTCTSFVNMLCQYSRPLLPKMHYVRPFSVMQLDMLRHQAVNIVAARLGRAEPPLRKEVVEYMSDVDSHLWSMRKSKANFFRLMTVFSGLFAVGKWFGDICMWKNPITTVLVHVLFLMLACLPELILPTVFLYMFLIGVWNFRHRPRYPPHMNTKISQAEAVHPDELDEEFDTFPTSKSPELVRMRYDRLRSVAGRIQTVIGDVATQGERFQALLSWRDPRATAIFITFCLVAAIVLFVTPFQVIAALTGFYVMRHPRFRYRLPPVPINFFRRLPARTDGML, encoded by the coding sequence ATGAGCAACCTTAAGCTAGGGGTTGATGTGGTCAGTGCCCACAATCTTTTGCCTAAAGATGGGCAAGGTTCAGCCAGTTCCTTTGTGGAGCTCTACTTTGATGGTCAGAAGTTCCGTACCACTATCAAAGAAAAGGATCTCAACCCTGTTTGGAATGAGAGCTTTTACTTCAACATCTCTGATCCTTCCAATCTCCATTATCTCTCTCTTGATGCGTATGTCTACAATAATATCAAAGGTTCTAACACCAGATCGTTTCTCGGGAAGGTTTGTCTCACTGGAACTTCATTCGTTCCTTACTCTGATGCTGTTGTCTTGCACTACCCTCTGGAAAAGCGTGGGATATTTTCACGTGTGAGAGGAGAGCTCGGCTTAAAAGTTTATATTACAGATGATCCATCCATAAAGTCCTCAATCCCAGCACCCGCTGTTGAATCTTTGCCTAGTCACGAGCCCCACGTAACTCATATGCATGCCCAAACAGTTCAAAGCCCGGCCATGAAAGACAAAGTTGAATCAAGACACACCTTTCATCATCTTCCCAACCCAAATCTACACCAACATGATCAGCATCATTCTTCTGATCCAGCcgttcatcatcatcatcatgtacCGAAGTATATTGCTGATGAGATGAAACCAGAACCACCTCCTCCAAAGCTAGTTCGCATGTACTCTGCAGCATCTGCACAACCTGTTGATTTTGCACTTAAAGAAACCAGTCCCTTTCTTGGTGGGGGAAGAGTTGTCGGGGGGCGTGTTATCCATGGAGATAAGACTGCGAGTACATATGATCTTGTTGAGCGGATGCATTTTCTCTATGTAAGGGTTGTTAAAGCTCGTGAACTTCCTGCAATGGATGTTACTGGGAGTATTGATCCATTTGTGGAGGTAAAGGTTGGGAACTACAAAGGCATAACAAAGCACTTTGAGAAGAAGCAAAATCCTGAGTGGAACCAGGTATTTGCATTTTCAAGGGATCGTATGCAAGCTTCTGTATTAGAAGTTGTGATTAAGGACAAGGATCTGGTCAAAGATGACTTTGTTGGAATTATAAGGTTTGACATCAGTGAGGTTCCATTACGCGTCCCACCAGATAGTCCTCTGGCTCCAGAGTGGTACCGGCTTAAGGATAAGAAGGGAGAGAAGATAAAGGGTGAGCTGATGCTTGCTGTCTGGATTGGAACTCAAGCAGATGAGGCTTTTTCTGATGCGTGGCACTCTGATGCAGCTACACCTGTTGATAGCACACCGGCTACATTTACAGTGCTACGTTCAAAAGTTTATCATTCACCACGACTGTGGTATGTGCGTGTTAATGTTGTTGAGGCACAAGATCTGGTGCCAACGGAGAAGAACCGTTTCCCTGATGTGTATGTTAAGGCACAAATAGGCAACCAGGTTCTGAAAACAAAGCCATGTCAGGCTCGGACTCTGAATGCCATCTGGAATGAGGATCTTCTGTTTGTTGCTGCTGAACCCTTTGAAGATCATCTAGTTCTTTCAGTTGAGGATCGTGTGGCTCCTGGCAAAGATGAGATAATTGGGAGGGCCATTATACCATTGAACTCCATAGAAAAGCGTGCTGATGATCGAATCATTCATTCTCGTTGGTTCAACCTTGAAAAGCCAGTTGCTGTGGATGTAGATCAGCTGAAGAAAGAGAAGTTTTCTAGCCGAATCCATCTTCGTGTTTGTTTAGATGGAGGATATCATGTGCTTGATGAGTCTACTCACTACAGCAGTGATCTGCGCCCTACAGCAAAGCAATTGTGGAGGCCACCAATTGGGGTCTTGGAACTTGGCATCTTAAATGCAGTGGGTCTCCATCCTATGAAAACACGAGATGGGAGGGGAACATCAGATACCTACTGTGTAGCGAAGTATGGTCACAAATGGATCCGCACTCGCACCCTTGTTGACAATCTGTCTCCAAAGTATAATGAGCAGTACACTTGGGAAGTTTTTGATCCAGCTACCGTTCTCACAGTTGGTGTATTTGACAACAGCCAGCTTGGGGAGAAGGGTTCAAATGGAAACAAGGACCTGAAGATTGGGAAGGTTAGGATTCGCATCTCTACTTTGGAAGCAGGTCGTGTTTACACACATTCTTATCCCTTGCTGGTTCTTCATCCAACTGGAGTTAAGAAGATGGGGGAATTGCATTTGGCAATACGATTCACATGTACATCTTTTGTAAACATGCTTTGCCAATATTCACGACCACTACTACCCAAAATGCACTATGTAAGGCCCTTCAGTGTGATGCAGCTAGATATGCTACGCCATCAAGCAGTCAATATAGTGGCAGCACGTTTAGGTCGGGCAGAGCCTCCACTTCGGAAGGAGGTAGTTGAGTATATGTCTGATGTGGACTCACATCTTTGGAGCATGCGTAAAAGCAAAGCAAATTTCTTCCGGCTAATGACAGTTTTCTCAGGATTGTTTGCTGTTGGGAAATGGTTTGGGGATATCTGCATGTGGAAGAATCCTATCACAACAGTTCTGGTTCATGTGCTATTTCTAATGCTTGCTTGCCTCCCAGAACTGATCTTGCCTACAGTTTTCCTCTACATGTTTCTAATAGGGGTGTGGAACTTCCGCcatcggccaaggtatcctccTCACATGAACACAAAGATTTCACAAGCTGAGGCAGTGCACCCTGATGAGCTTGATGAGGAATTTGATACGTTTCCCACAAGCAAGAGCCCGGAGCTGGTTAGAATGAGGTACGATCGGTTGAGGAGTGTGGCTGGTAGAATTCAGACTGTGATTGGTGATGTTGCAACTCAGGGGGAGCGGTTTCAAGCACTACTAAGCTGGCGAGACCCACGTGCTACTGCCATCTTTATCACATTCTGCCTTGTAGCTGCCATAGTGTTGTTTGTGACACCATTTCAAGTGATAGCAGCCTTGACAGGGTTCTATGTGATGAGACACCCAAGATTTCGATACAGGTTGCCACCAGTGCCAATTAACTTCTTCCGCCGGCTGCCTGCCAGGACAGATGGCATGTTGTAG
- the LOC18606508 gene encoding glutathione S-transferase T1, with product MKLKVYAERMSQPSRAVIIFCKVNGIDYEEIKVDISKRQHLTPEFADINPMKKVPAIVDGRFKLFESHAILIYLACAFPGVADHWYPADLFKRSKIHSVLDWHHSNLRHGAVTYVLNTTLAPALGLPLNPRAAAEAEKLLTSSLSKIESIWLKGSGRFLLGGNQPTIADLSLVCELMQLEVLEEKDRSRLLGPHKKVQQWIENTRNATRPHFDEVHKVIFKVKEKLQNQRLKGASNDGTESSMKKPLLSKM from the exons atgaagcTCAAAGTATATGCTGAGCGGATGTCGCAGCCATCTCGTGCTGTCATCATCTTCTGCAA ggTAAATGGTATAGACTATGAGGAGATCAAAGTAGACATCTCAAAGCGTCAGCATTTAACTCCTGAATTCGCAG ATATAAATCCTATGAAAAAGGTGCCAGCCATTGTTGATGgaagatttaagttgtttgaGAG CCATGCCATTCTTATCTACCTTGCTTGTGCATTTCCTGGAGTTGCGGATCATTG GTATCCTGCTGATCTTTTCAAGAGAAGTAAGATTCACTCAGTGTTGGACTGGCATCACTCAAACTTACGTCATGGTGCAG TCACATATGTTCTGAATACTACACTAGCACCAGCTCTTGGCCTTCCGTTGAATCCACGAGCAGCTGCTGAAGCTGAGAAACTTCTGACCTCTTCTCTGTCAAAGATAGAGTCCATTTGGCTCAAGGGTAGTGGACGTTTCCTGCTGGGTGGGAACCAACCAACCATAGCAGATCTTAGCCTTGTTTGTGAATTAATGCAACTTGAG GTTTTGGAGGAGAAGGATCGCTCTAGGTTACTGGGCCCACACAAGAAAGTTCAGCAGTGGATCGAGAATACAAGAAATGCTACGAGACCTCACTTTGATGAAGTGCATAAGGTAATCTTCAAAGTCAAAGAAAAACTACAGAATCAGCGATTAAAGGGAGCATCAAATGATGGAACGGAATCTAGTATGAAAAAGCCGTTACTCTCTAAAATGTGA
- the LOC18606509 gene encoding probable xyloglucan galactosyltransferase GT20, translated as MAISMSKKKSKASKKVETKQYDFADTILFKILYRIPAAILLLILIFLWSSSTTIISGKFVHVCISSRKLNNLYCLSAGTQPNFEIPIPAHNNSLISPNISASIREVVNIVRDDPDSIVSNRVHNNDSGGEVAIAVKAVEAQLQVQRSWISNKNHAESCDGRGIYVYDLPSKFNKDLVGQCGDMIPWTNFCKYFNNEAMGEPITKLGKGWYHTHQYSLELIFHTRVLKHPCRVYNENDAKLFYVPFYAGLDILRWHFKNVSNDVKDTLALELVKWLENKKSWLQHSGRDHVFVLGKISWDFRRKSDASWGTRLLELDPMQNSVKLLIERQPWHINDIGIPHPTYFHPHLDDDIITWQLKIIRSNRKSLVSFAGAARPDSPENIRSILINQCNSDERKCRFLNCSSGGCDQPESVIELFMESEFCLQPPGDSPTRKSLFDSLVSGCIPVLFDPFTAYYQYPWHLPEDHSRYSVFIDQEEVRQMKVNVVERLTKVPVRERDDMRRYIVYELLPGLVYGDSNSQLEKFQDAFSMTMNNLLERVNRIE; from the coding sequence ATGGCAATCTCTATGTCCAAAAAGAAGTCCAAAGCATCAAAAAAAGTAGAAACAAAGCAATATGATTTTGCTGATAcgattttgtttaaaattctCTACCGTATCCCTGCTGCAATCCTCTTGTTAATTCTCATCTTCCTTTGGTCTTCTTCCACCACTATCATCTCTGGGAAATTTGTTCATGTATGCATTTCGTCGCGGAAGCTCAATAATCTGTACTGTCTCTCTGCAGGTACCCAACCCAACTTTGAAATCCCAATTCCAGCTCATAACAATAGTTTAATTAGTCCAAACATAAGTGCCAGTATCCGGGAGGTAGTCAACATCGTCCGGGATGACCCAGATTCAATCGTCAGCAACAGGGTTCACAATAATGACAGTGGTGGAGAAGTTGCTATTGCTGTGAAGGCTGTTGAAGCGCAGCTACAAGTTCAAAGATCATGGATATCGAATAAGAATCATGCGGAATCGTGTGATGGGAGGGGGATTTATGTGTATGATCTGCCATCAAAGTTCAATAAGGACTTGGTAGGTCAATGTGGAGATATGATTCCATGGACAAATTTTTGTAAGTATTTCAATAACGAGGCAATGGGGGAGCCTATTACAAAGCTTGGAAAAGGATGGTATCACACTCATCAGTACTCCCTGGAGCTGATATTTCACACAAGGGTTTTGAAGCATCCTTGCAGGGTTTATAATGAAAATGACGCAAAGCTGTTCTATGTACCATTTTATGCTGGCTTAGATATCCTGAGGTGGCATTTCAAAAATGTCTCAAATGATGTTAAAGATACCTTGGCGCTGGAACTTGTGAAGTGGCTCGAGAACAAAAAGTCATGGCTTCAGCACTCTGGTAGGGATCATGTATTTGTTTTGGGAAAGATTTCTTGGGATTTCAGGAGAAAAAGTGACGCTTCATGGGGGACTAGATTGCTCGAGCTTGATCCAATGCAGAACTCAGTGAAGCTGTTGATCGAACGCCAGCCCTGGCACATCAATGACATTGGAATTCCACATCCTACCTATTTTCATCCCCATTTGGATGATGATATCATCACTTGGCAGCTGAAAATCATCCGATCAAATCGCAAGAGCCTAGTCAGTTTTGCTGGGGCGGCAAGGCCAGATTCACCAGAAAACATAAGGTCAATACTGATCAATCAGTGCAACTCAGATGAGAGGAAGTGCAGGTTTCTGAATTGTAGTTCAGGAGGATGTGATCAGCCTGAATCTGTTATCGAGCTCTTTATGGAGTCTGAATTTTGCTTACAACCCCCTGGAGATAGCCCAACAAGAAAATCCTTATTTGATTCGCTTGTCTCAGGTTGCATTCCGGTACTCTTTGATCCATTCACAGCTTACTACCAATATCCATGGCATTTACCAGAGGATCATAGCAGATATTCAGTGTTCATAGACCAAGAAGAGGTGAGACAGATGAAGGTAAATGTGGTAGAAAGGCTCACGAAGGTTCCTGTAAGGGAAAGAGACGATATGAGGAGGTACATTGTTTATGAACTATTGCCTGGTTTGGTATACGGAGACTCAAATTCTCAGCTTGAAAAGTTTCAAGACGCATTTTCCATGACAATGAACAACTTGCTTGAGCGGGTGAATAGAATAGAATGA
- the LOC18606510 gene encoding probable phospholipid hydroperoxide glutathione peroxidase, with protein MLCSPTYLFRRNLSAVAVSASLLLSKRLSPSSKQTLLSFPQISPVSLVSPSIETGFSRSFLGSLRFDHIMAGQSSKGSIHDFTVKDARGNDVDLSIYKGKVLLIVNVASQCGLTNSNYTELSQLYEKYKDQGLEILAFPCNQFGGQEPGNNEQILEFACTRFKAEYPIFDKVDVNGEKTAPIYKFLKSSKGGLFGDSIKWNFSKFLVDKEGNVVDRYAPTTSPLSIEKDIKKLLA; from the exons ATGCTCTGTTCTCCGACGTATCTCTTTCGACGAAATCTTAGTGCAGTTGCTGTTTCTGCTTCTCTGCTTTTGTCTAAGCGTTTATCACCGAGCTCCAAGCAAACCCTTTTGAGTTTTCCTCAGATTTCGCCAGTTTCTTTGGTTTCACCGTCAATCGAAACAGGGTTTTCAAGGTCTTTCTTGGGTTCTTTGAGATTTGATCATATTATGGCTGGCCAATCTTCCAAGGGGTCAATCCATGACTTCACTGTTAAG GATGCAAGAGGAAATGATGTTGATCTAAGCATTTACAAGGGCAAGGTCCTCTTGATTGTCAATGTTGCATCACAATG TGGCTTGACAAATTCCAACTACACTGAGCTGAGTCAATTGTATGAGAAATATAAAGATCAAG GTTTGGAGATTCTGGCATTCCCATGTAACCAGTTTGGAGGTCAGGAGCCAGGGAACAACGAGCAGATCTTAGAGTTTGCTTGCACTCGCTTTAAAGCTGAATATCCCATATTTGATAAG GTTGATGTGAATGGCGAGAAGACTGCTCCCATATACAAATTCCTGAAGTCAAGCAAAGGTGGACTCTTTGGGGACAGCATCAAGTGGAATTTTTCCAAGTTCCTGGTCGATAAAGAGGGCAATGTCGTTGATCGTTATGCTCCCACAACTTCTCCTCTTAGCATTGAG AAGGATATAAAGAAACTGCTGGCTTGA
- the LOC18606511 gene encoding probable glutathione peroxidase 8 — MASQSTKNPESIYDFTVKDAKGNVVDLSAYKGKVLLIVNVASKCGMTNPNYTELNQLYEKYKDQGLEILAFPCNQFGEEEPGSNDQIAVFVCTRFRSEFPIFDKIEVNGDNASPLYKYLKLGKWGIFGDDIQWNFAKFLVSKDGQVVHRYYPTTSPLSLEYDIKKLLGLGQE; from the exons ATGGCAAGCCAAAGCACAAAGAACCCAGAGTCCATCTATGATTTTACTGTTAAG GATGCTAAGGGAAATGTTGTGGACCTCAGCGCTTACAAAGGAAAAGTGCTATTGATTGTTAATGTTGCTTCCAAATG TGGAATGACAAACCCAAACTACACAGAACTGAACCAATTATATGAGAAGTATAAAGATCAAG GCTTGGAGATACTGGCTTTCCCATGCAATCAATTTGGTGAGGAGGAACCAGGATCAAATGATCAGATTGCTGTGTTTGTTTGCACCCGCTTTAGATCAGAATTTCCCATCTTTGACAAG ATTGAAGTAAATGGTGATAATGCTTCTCCACTGTACAAGTACTTAAAGTTAGGCAAATGGGGAATTTTTGGAGACGATATCCAATGGAACTTTGCCAAGTTCCTGGTCAGCAAGGATGGCCAAGTTGTTCATCGTTATTACCCCACCACTTCTCCACTTAGTCTTGAG TATGACATAAAGAAACTATTGGGGCTTGGCCAAGAATGA